The following is a genomic window from Planctomycetota bacterium.
AGCGGGCGACGCTGGATTTTGACCTTGCCCGGGAGACGCCGCTGATGCGGGCGATGGACGGGAAGTATGAGCCGGTCGAGTTGGCCGAGGGGATGGGGTACGCCCACGAGATCGGGCACTTTCTCGACTGCGTCCGCGAAGGCCGGCAGCCGTCGGTGAGCATCGCCGACGCCGGGCGGAGCGTGGCTCTGGTCGAGGCCGAGGAGCAGAGCGTGCGCAGCGGCGAAGCGGTGACGGTTTGCTGATCGACCGAACGCCCACGGCTTCAGCCGTGGGTCGACTCGCGGTTCCGTAGCCCGCTGCGGACCCACGGCTGAAGCCGTGGGCGTTCCGTGGTAGATGGTGATTCTCGACCCCCAAGATTTGGTGGAAGTTGCGCGCTAGGCTCTTCGCGCCACGGCAGCGCGCTGTTAGGGTGTCGGGGTGAAGGGATCGGTTGTTCAGCCTGCGGTCCCGATTTGTCAGCACGCACGGAGGCGTCCATGGCCCAGCGCCGAAGCTCCGATCGCAGCAAGCGATCGTCCGGTTCACCGAACAAACCCAAGAGCAGCCCGAAGCGCGCGCCAAGCCAACAAGAAGAATTCCAAGTCCGCACCGACCGCCCGATCAAGAGCGTGAAGCTCGCGGCCGGGAAGGTGCCGCCGTGGTTTCGCATCTTCAAGGCCGTCGTGCTCAACGGCTTGGTCCGGGAAATGACCACCGCCGACTGCAAGGTGCTGCTGTGTCTCGGGGCGTTCCAGTCCGAGCGGAATCCGTGGACCGTCTACCCGGCGGTCCGTACGATTGCCGAGATGACCGGGCTCAAGGAGCGGGCGGTCTATAACGCGGTCAACCGCCTCATCGAACTGGGCATCATCAAGCGTGAGTCCGGCGGTGGCCGAACCGCCAACCGCTACACGCTCCTGCCCCTCGCCATCGACCGCGACCGCAACAAGCGCTCGCAGCAGATCGAGTACAACAACGCTGAGGAACTGACCGAGGAGATCGAGATCGCAGGGGTGCATCGAGACGCACCCCTGCACGACGATGCAGCGGTGCATGATGATGCACATGTGCCTGACGCTGCACCCCTGCCCCGCGCGCAGCGATCATCCAGCCCTGCACGGGCGCGCAGCAGATATAGAAGAACAGATAAAGAACCAAGCAATAGAAGCGAGGAAGCTGCTGCTGCGGAGGCTGCGCTGTTGGCCCGCGGGGTGACGGAGCCGACGCTCAGCAAGCTGCTCGACGAACACGATCCGGAAACGATCGTGCGCAAGTGCGTCGACTTCGACGTCCGCAACCGCCAGCCGGGCAAGGCCAAGGAACCCGGCTGGCTGGTAAAGTCGATCGTCGTCGGCTACGGCTTGCACCCGGCAACGCAGAAAGCGATCGATCGCGAAAAGAAAGCCGCGGCCAAGCGGGTACGCGATGCCGAGCTCGCCGCCGAGGCCGACGAAGAGGCTGAGCGTCAAGCAGCGGTCGACGCCTGGGTCGAGGAGCAACTTGAGCAGGCCGACGACGAAGAGTGGGACGCCTGGCACGCCGCAGTGCTGGAGCGATATCCCGTCGTCGCCCGCAACCTCCGCCGAAGCGACCCGCGCACCAGTCCCAAGCTCCGCGGCCTCATCGCCGGCATGCTCGCGGGCATGTACGACCTCATGGCTGACTGACGTCGTCGCGCTTGTCCTCGAACGGTCGGCTGATCGCGAGCATCCGATCAAAGTCCGCCTGGTACTCCCGAGCCACGTCCGGCCGATGCAGCACCAGCAGGTTCTCCGCGTTCCGCTCCTCGGCCCGCCGGCTGAAGTTGAAGCTGCCGGTGATGACGACCTCACCGTCGATGATCATGTACTTCGAATGCTGCACGCCGTCGGCCACGCGAATGTGGACCGGGATGCCGGCGTTGCTGAGAAAACTGCCGCTGCTGTAGCGATGACTTTCCTGGTTGCGGTTGAGGATGACGCGGGTCCGCACGCCACGTCGATGGGCATCACGTACGGCGGCGGCGATCGGTGCCGACGTGAAGCTGTACGCGGCGATGTCGAGGCTGCGCTGGGCCTGTCCGACCGCCGAGACGATCGCATCGGTCGCGCCACCTTCGGGCGAGAAGTACACGTCGATGTCATTTCTCGCGACGGTTGCGGTGGAAGGCTGCGGCGGTGCCGAACTGTCGCAACCGACAAGCATCGCGAGCAACGCAAGGAGTCCGATCAGACGCATGGCGTGTGCAACGGTACCACAGTCTTCGCCGGAGCAAGACGCGTTGGTCAGCCCAGGTCACGTTGCACTTCGCGCCACATGTTGGCCTCGTCGGGCTTGCCCCACTTCTCGTAAAGCTCGACGAGGTAGCCGGCCGTTTTGATCTGTTGATCGACGCCGAGCAGTTGTTGGCATCCTTCGAACGCGAGCCGAAGTTCCGCTTCCGCATCGGCGAACTTCTCGGCCGCGGTCAGCACGCGGCCGAGGTTTCGCCGGGCCAGCGGTATGTTCGCTTCGGCACCGACCAACACGAGCCCGTCGATGAACGGCCGCAACAACGCCTCGGCTTCCGCGAGCCGACCGAGTTCGAGGTCGATCATGGCCAGGTTGTTCATCGTGATCAGCGTGTTGATGTTGTCCGGACCGACCGTACGTCGCTGGATGTCGAGGATGGCCTTGAGTTGTTCGCGGGCGGCTTCGTTCTGGCCGGCGTTGCCAAGTCCGGTCGCGTAGTTGGCCCGGGCGATGAGCGTGTTGGGATGTTCCGGTCCCAGCTCTTCGGCAATCGCGTCTAGGGCAAGGCGGTATTGCTCGAG
Proteins encoded in this region:
- a CDS encoding helix-turn-helix domain-containing protein is translated as MSARTEASMAQRRSSDRSKRSSGSPNKPKSSPKRAPSQQEEFQVRTDRPIKSVKLAAGKVPPWFRIFKAVVLNGLVREMTTADCKVLLCLGAFQSERNPWTVYPAVRTIAEMTGLKERAVYNAVNRLIELGIIKRESGGGRTANRYTLLPLAIDRDRNKRSQQIEYNNAEELTEEIEIAGVHRDAPLHDDAAVHDDAHVPDAAPLPRAQRSSSPARARSRYRRTDKEPSNRSEEAAAAEAALLARGVTEPTLSKLLDEHDPETIVRKCVDFDVRNRQPGKAKEPGWLVKSIVVGYGLHPATQKAIDREKKAAAKRVRDAELAAEADEEAERQAAVDAWVEEQLEQADDEEWDAWHAAVLERYPVVARNLRRSDPRTSPKLRGLIAGMLAGMYDLMAD
- a CDS encoding phospholipase D family protein: MRLIGLLALLAMLVGCDSSAPPQPSTATVARNDIDVYFSPEGGATDAIVSAVGQAQRSLDIAAYSFTSAPIAAAVRDAHRRGVRTRVILNRNQESHRYSSGSFLSNAGIPVHIRVADGVQHSKYMIIDGEVVITGSFNFSRRAEERNAENLLVLHRPDVAREYQADFDRMLAISRPFEDKRDDVSQP